The genomic window GAGGCGCGGCAGCCGGTGCCGCCGCAAACGGCGATGTTGACGCGGCTTTTATCTTTAGCGGCCAGCAGCGCCCGGCGCAGTGTTTCCAGGTCCGCCGCGCTGTTGAGTTTTTTCTTTAGCAGGGTACTCTGTTTTTCCGGCATTTTAGCTCCCCCGCAGCTTATTTATACTTTTTCAGGATTTTATCCAGCTTGTCCGGGTTTACCTGGCTTTCGTACGTCCCGTCGATAACCACCACCGGGCCTAAAGCGCAGCAGCCCAGACAGTTGGCCGTCTCCAGGGTAAGCCGCTCGTCCGGCGTGGTCTCGCCCGGCTCGAGGCCGTAGTCCCGCGCCATCTTGTCCACCAGGCGCTGCCCGCCCTTGACGTGGCAGGCGGTGCCCAGGCAAACGGTAACGGTATGGCGTCCCCGCGGCTTGAGGCTGAAGGCGTGGAAGAAGGTAGCCACGCTGAAGACCTGGCTGAGCGGGATTTCCAGCGTCTGGCTGATTCTGATAAGCACGTCCTGGGGAAGGTAGTTGAACTCCGCCTGCACGTCCTGGAGCAGGGATATCAGCTCCTCTTTTTTATCCGCGTAGCTGCTGATGAGAGCGGCGATTTTACCGGCGTTGCCCTCGATGATATTACGGACGGCGGTGACATTCAAATCTTCATCCACGGGCGTACCTCCTCAAAGGCCTGGCTCTATAAAGCTTAAGCTTTACCACCGACCGCTGCCACCGTTATTACCCTTTTCGGGGTGGGGTAAAACACTTTTAGCTATAAGTGAAATATGCAAATACAAAAGCGTAAAATACTTGCAACTCTTAGGCATAATTCTTTATAATTAACCAGGACGCGCCTGGTTTTGATATCATAATGGCCGGAAGGCGGAATAAATATGGCGGACATAAGTATTATCCTTTGTGACGACCACCTGATAACGCGCCAGGGGGTGCGGCGGCTGCTGGAGGATGAAAAGGGGCTGGCTATCATCGGGGAGGCGGGGGACGGCGAGGAGGTAATAGCGCTGGCGGCCCTTTTGCAGCCGGATGTAATCGTCATGGACATTGCCATGCCGCGTCTGAACGGCATCGAGGCCACGCGGCAGATAAAGCTGGACTATCCCCACACCGCCGTGCTGATGCTCAGCGCTTATGACGACGACGAGTATATTTTCGCCTCGCTGAAAGCGGGGGCCTCCGGCTATCTTTTAAAAAGCGTGGACGGCGCCGCGCTGGTGCACGCCATCCGGTCCGTGCATAAAGGGGAGCCGGCTTTGGACCCCCAGATAGCCAAGAAAGTGGTGAACTACTTCCGTCTCCCGGAAAAAGCGCCGGGAATGGCCCAGGGTAAGGAGCAGCTCTCCGACCGCGAGATAAGCATTATCCGGCTGGCGGCCAGGGGCCTGTCTAATAAGGACATCGCTAAAAATCTTAACCTCAGCTACCGCACCATCGAGGGCCGCATGCGGGACATCTTTAACAAGCTGGACGTCAGCTCCCGCACGGAGGCGGTGCTCCACGGCCTGAAAATGGGCTGGTTCACCCTGGAGGAGCTGGTCTAGCGGGCGGCGGCGGCCACTTTTTCCGGTGCGGCGGCTTGTTTCTGCGCCACGCCGCGGGCGAACTACCTATCCTGTGACGGCCAGTGATAAATGTCATTGACGGTCAGCGCCGCCGACTCTATACTAAAATCAGAGGTGCGAACATGGAATCAAAAGACAATTGCGGCGTATGCGGTAAGCCGCTGGTGTACGGCACGGAAGAAGTATCCCGGCGCTGTGATTTTTGCGGCAACGAGTTCCCCGCCCTGATATATTGCCCGGAAGGCCATTACGTATGCGATGCCTGCCACAGCCGGGGCGCGCTGGATATTTTACGCGGGGTGCTGGCATCCACTAAAAGCACCGACCCCATAGAAATACTGGAAAAAGTGATGGCGCATCCATCCGTGCCGATGCACGGGCCGGAGCACCACGCCATGGTGCCCGCCATTATCGTGGCGGCGGTGAAAAACGCCGGTTACCCGGTGCCGGAAGGGGCGGTGGAAAAAGCGCTGGAGCGGGGCTCCAAGGTGCCGGGCGGATGGTGCGGCACTTACGGCGTCTGCGGCGGCGGCATAGGGGTGGGCACCGCCGTCAGCGTTATCACCGGGGCCACGCCGCTGACCGGCAAAACGCGGTCGCTGGCTAACGAGGCCACCGCTTTCACTTTAAATAGATTGCTGGACAACGGCCCGCGCTGCTGTAAAAGGGCCAGCCGCAAGGCGCTGGAGGCCGCGGTGGAGTTTTTAAAAACCAGGATGGGCATCAGCCTGCAAATAAACCAGGACATCAAGTGCCGCTATGTGGAGCGTAACCAGGAATGTATCCGCCGGGCCTGCCCTTATTACGAGGAAACAGCTAAAGCTTAAGCAAGTCCTCCCACGGGCCGTCCGGGTCCAGCGGGCCTACCGCCGCCAGGTGGAGTTTATCCCCGGTAAGCAGCCTGGCCGCCAGCTCTTGCATCTCCCCGGCGGTGATGGCTTCCACGATAGCGATTACCTCATCCACGGTCATGATTTTCCCGGTCAGGATTTCCTGGCTGCCCAGCCACCCCGCCACGCTGCGGCTGTCCTCCATGCGCAGCATGATGCGCCCCTTGAACAGCTCCTTGGCCTTGCTTATTTCCGCTTCCGGTATCGTTTCCTTGAGTCGGGCCAGCTCGGCGATAATGGCCTTTACCGCCACCGCCAGGTTCTTGTTGTCCACCCCGGCGGCTATGGCCATGGCGCCGGTGTCCAGGAAATGCTCGGCGTAGCTCTGGATGCTGTAAGCCAGCCCCAGCTTGTCGCGGATTTCTATGAAGAGTCGGCTGCTCATGCCCTCGCCCAGGATGATATTGAGCAGGTCCAGCTTAAAGCGGTCCGCGTGGACGAGGGACAGTCCCGGCAGGGCTAAACAGAGCTGCGTCTGTTCCGTTTCCTTTTTCTCGATGTTGACGCGGCGTCCGGTTTTGCTTTGGTAGGGTTGATACTTGGGCGGCCTGGGGCGGTTCTCCCAGCCCGCCGTGGCTTGAAGTACCGCCTCCAGGGTTTCCTGCGGGTCTATGCTCCCGGCGATGGACAGCACCGCGTTGGCCGGCTGGTATTGCCGGGAAAGGTAGTCCAGCATCATTTCGCGGCTGAGCGCCGTCACGGATTCCCGGCTGCCGGCGATGTCCCGTCCCAGGGGGTGCCCCGGCCACATCAGGTCGTCGATGAGCATGGAAACCCGCTGCGCCGGATAGTCCAGGGACATATTGATTTCCTCGATGATTACCTGCCGCTCCTTCTCTATTTCCGCGGGGTCGAATTTGGAGTGCAGCAGGATATCGGACATTACGTCCAGGGCGATGGCGAAGTGCGGCTGCGCCACCTTGCACCAGTAAACGGTCAGCTCCTTGTCCGTCCCGGCGTTAAGCATGCCCCCGACCCCCTCGATGGCCGTGGCGATTTCGGTGGAGGTGGGGTGCTTGTCCGCGCCCTTAAAACAGACATGCTCGATAAAATGGGAGATGCCGGCCTGTTTATCGCTTTCGTAGCGAGAGCCGGCGCCGATGAAGAAATTAATCGCCACCGAGCGGGTATGCGGCATGGCTTCGGTCAGCAGGCGCAGTCCGTTATCCAGCGTGAATTTTTCGTACAAGTTTATTCTCCTTTTAGTCCCTGAAAACCTCACCCTCTGACGCCTCCCGTTCGATGTGGGGAAGCAAGGCGGTGAGGCCTGTATCTATTCATTATAATACGCCCGGCGGCAAAAGGCTCAATCCAGCTCTCGTATCCGTTTGTTGGAGGCCAATAGTACCAGCGTAAATATCACCAGGACGATGGCCAGGCTGCCCACCGCCCAGGGCGCGCCGATGCCCTGGGCCAGCAGTCCGGCGAAGAATGCCCCGAGGCTGCTGAAGCCGAATCCCAGCATGAAAAAGCCCATTACCCGCCCGCGGTAAGCGGCCTCCGAGTAGTACTGTACCAGCGAGTTGCCCAGCGCCATCTGCACCGTGCTGCCCATGCCGATGAAGATGATTACAAACAGTGAGAGATACCACCACCGGGAGAAGGAAAAAACGATGAGCGCCACGCCCAGCAGCAGCACGGAGAAGAACAGCACCATGCCCCGCTTGCGGTTGGTCAGAGAAGCCAGGATGAGGGAGCCGACTATCGCCCCCACGCCGGAGACGGCTATCATCACGCCCAGGCTGGTGGCGCTCACTTTCAGGATTTTATCCGAGAACACCGGCAGGAGCTGGTTGTAGGGCGCGCCCAGTATCATGACCACGGCGGTGAACAGCAGCACCACCAGCAGGGTCTTTTCCGAGCGGATATAGCGCCAGCCTTCGATTATTGCTTTTAGCGAGTTGCCGCCCCCTTCGGTGATGCGGTGGGGGGAGGCCGGCACAAAGAGGAGAAACGCCCAGGACACAATGACCATGCCGGTCATGATGGCATAGACTACCCAGAAACCCACTACATCCACCAGTACCCCGGCCAGCGCCGGTGAAAGCACCCGGAAGACATTCATGCCCAGGTTGTTCAGGGAGATGGCGTTCATCAGGTGTTCCGGCGCCACTATTTCTGAAATAATGGCGGAGCGGGCCGGCATCATCACGCCCATCACGCCGCCCTGCAAAGCGCCGCTGACCACCAGCACCCACCAGGACTCCGGGTGCTCCGGCCCCAGGTAGCCGGTAAAAATCACGATGGTGATGCCCGCGGAAATCAGGATTGAGATAATCTGGCATATCTGGATGATGTTTTTCTTGGAGAACCGGTCCGCCAGCACGCCGCCGGGCAGTGTCAGCAATATCATGGGGACGGCGTTGGCCAGCGCCAGTATGCCCAGGATAGCCGCGGAATCGCTGATGCGGAAGACCAGCAGGTTGCGGGCGAATATCATCATGTTCATGGAGGACCAGTGGCCCGCCATAGAAAAGTAGTACATGCGGTAAACGGGGTTTTTAAAAGAGACAAAGGTCTTGGCAAAGCCAAAGGAAATAACTTTGCCGCCCGGCCCCTCGTTCAGCGGCTCCGGCGTTTCGCCCGTAAAACGGTTCTTGATATCACTCATAAAACTTTGAAAACAATGGCATGCGGCGGATTGGGATGCAAAACTCACCTATTGTACACAAAACCATAACATGGGGCAAGAAAGTTCACGTATGCGTTTTCCGACATTTATCAGCCGGCCGGAATTGGTGGACGAAATCATCCAGGTCACCGATGCCGACGCCGGGGCTACCGCCCGCCGTCTGGCCCGGGAAGAAGGCATCCTGGCCGGTATCTCTTCCGGCGCCGCTGTCTGGGCGGCTATCGAGGCGGCCAAGCGACCCGCAAACCGGGGCAAGCTCATCGTCGTTATTCTCCCGGATACCGGCGAGCGCTACCTGAGCACCTGGCTTTTCCATGAGGCCGCGCCGGCGGCATAACCTTTATTATTTCCCCGTACGTTGTCCGGAGAATATGGAACTGGTAAGATAGACAGGAGTCCTTCCGGGAGGCAGAACATGCCGGTACTTTCCAGTAAAGATATCCGCCGTTTGATTAAGCGGTCGCCCCCGCTCATCGAGGGGTGGCTGGACCTGGACGAACAGGTGCAGACCAACGGCTTCGACCTTACCCTGCGGGATATAGCTAAAGTGGCGTCCGGCGGGACCATCGCGGCGGCCAACAGCCAGAGGGTTTTATCCGCTTTAGCGCCGCTGCCCTTCGGGGATGGCGACTTTAGCGACCTCCCCGCCGGCATTTACGTGATTACCTATAATGAAATCGTCCACCTGCCCAAAAGCATCATGGCGCTGGGGCGGCCCCGCTCCAGCCTGCTGCGCTGCGGGGTCAACGTGGGCACGGCGGTGTGGGACGCCGGCTACGAGGGACGCTCGCAGTCGTTATTGATGGTGCTTAATCCGCAGGGCTTCCGGGTGCAGCAAAACGCCCGCCTCACCCAGCTGGTCTTCATGGACCTGACCGGGGAATCGGAGGGGTATAAGGGGATTTACCAGGGGGAGAATATCTAAAGAATTCGCCGTCCCGCCCCTTTTTCCCTCCCCGTGAGCAATTACCGCTCCTCGTATTTAGTGACCTGCCAGGCCTCCGGCGAGGCCTTGGAGGTGTCCACCGCCAGGTAAACCAGCTTGAGCGCCGGGTACCGCTTCTTAAGGTCGTCCAGGTCGATTGCTTCAAACCGGTCCTTGTTGCTCAGATAGGCTTCTTCCGTGACGGCGTTGGAGACGGAGGTGGCCTTGTCCCGCGCCAGGATGCGCGCCAGGCAGATGTCCTCCGGGCAGACCGTCTCCAGTATAATGAGGGCCGCCCCGTGCCCCGCGGCGATGCCCGCCGCCCGCCGCCTGAGCGACTGCGTGATGAAGGTAGCGTCCAGTATCACGTTTGGCTCCGCAGCCAGGGCCGCGTCCGCCTGCCGGAACATTTCATCATAGACCCGGGCGCGCTTGCTTTCATCCCCGGCGACTTCAGGGCTGAAGATGTCCTGGCCTTTTAGCACCTCCCGCCGGATAATGTCCGACTTTAACAGCGTGCCGCCCTTGACCTGGTGCGCCACTTCCGTCGTCCCGGTCTTGCCGGTGCCCGGCAGCCCGCAGGAGATAAGCAGAAAGCCGCCCTCTATTTTGCTTTTAATAAATTGCCTGAATGGCTCTTTCATGATTTTTAGCTATGTCATTCTGAGTGAAACGAAGAATCCCGGGGTGGGGAGGTGCTCTGTATGCTCTCTTCAAGACCTGGTAATCTACTAAATCTCCATCTCCAGCTCGATTTCGTCCCGGATAGGAATGCCGTCATCACCGATTTGCGGTATTTCCGGTTTTAGTTTACGTGATTTCTCGATGGCGTTGGGGTAAATGGCCGCCAGGCGGAATCCCCGCCGCTGCCAGAACCGCAGCGCCGCCGTGTTATCGTTGGTGGTTATCAGCCAGAGGCGTTTGCAGCCGGATGCCCCGGCCTTCTGTTTTACCGCGTTCACCAGCGCCGTGCCGATGCCCTTGCCCTCCGTCAGGCTGTTCATGGAGGTGATCTCACATTCCTTCCCCCCGATAGCGTAGGTCACCAGCCCGGCCAAATCGCCTTCATACACCGCCACGAACCCGTCCAGCTCGTCCGTACGGTGGACTTTGCCGCGTGTGACTATCACCGGGCCGGCCCACCACTCCTTAAGAATGCCGGCCACCCGCGCTTTGTCGGCTTTGCCTACCGGCCTTATCTGGAATAGCTCCATATCCGCACTCCTAGATGTACCCGCCGCCGGCCGGCGGCAGGTCCCTGTATTCCTCTTTAGGCTCGATGATTCTCTGTGAAAGATTGATAAGCTCTTTAACCAGCAGGGCTTTTTTCATCTCATCCCCCGGTATAGGATAAAGCCAGCGCAAAGTAGCTCCGCGCGTTAGCGGCTATTTGCTCCTTTTCCCCGGCGGAGATGTATTTATCATCGTACTGGAGACAGCCTATTTTCCCCCGCACGTAAGCCCGGTAGCATTTATAGAAATTGAGCAGCGTGAGTATCTCGCTGTCGCCGCTTTGCTCGATATAGGCTTTGATGAAGGCGTCGGAAAGCTCCCGCCGACCGTAATGGTCCAGGTCCATGGCCAGGAAAGCGATATCCGCCGCCACGTCCGTGTATCTCAGTCTGTCTATGAACTCGATGCAGTCGTAGATGCAGATGCCGTTGATGAAGCAGACATGGGCGGCATGGAGGTCGCCGTGGCAATCGCGCACTCTCCCCTCCGCCATGCGCTTGAGGAACAGGTCCCGGTTGTCTTTGATAAAGTCCCCGGTATAGGCTTTGATGCGGCGGAAGGTCTCCGGCACGATGATGCTCCCGAAGAACCGGTCCGTCTGGGTGAAGTTCTCCGAGGTGTTCTGTATCACCGCGTCCAGGCCGCCGATGCTGGCTATCTCCCGGCTCGTTGCGGCTGTACGGTGGAAATCGACCAGGACGGCCGCCACGCGCGCCACCATGGCCGGGGTGACCTTGTTCCGCCGGAGCAGGGAGTCCATCATGGCGTCCTGCGGCAGGCGGCGCATATGGACGGCGTATTCCTCCGCCTCCCCTTCTCCCCCCACCTTATAGCGCCCGTTTTCTTTAGTCACCGGCGTCACGCCCAGGTAGGTGTCCGTGCAGAGGCGGCGGTTAAGCTCTACCTCTTTGCGGCAAAGGGCCAGGCGTTTTTCCAGGGTGGTATAGTCCAGGAAGCCCATGTCCACCGGCTTCTTGATTTTATACACGAAGTCCCCGGCGAGAAAAACATAGGATATCTGGGTCTGTACCAGCTCCACCCGCGGCGGCGGCTCGGGGTAGACCTGGGGGTCGAGCAGGGCTTGAACAAGCTCCGGCAGCTCGGACATCTCGGCAGACTCCATTCCTGGATTTTACCCTATATAGCGGAGATTACGCCCCGGGGGTACTTGCGGAAGCTTTATCTGGCGGACTTGGCCTGTGCGCTTTGCTTTTCCTTGAGCAGTTTCTTGGCCTTAAGGTGCTTGCGCATGGCTACTCTTTTTGTTTTATTCATCATTATCACTATAGCTTAAATTAATGTTTACCGCCACTATCCCCCCCACCCATGCCGCGAAGCGGCCAAAAGAGCGGTCGTAGGTGCTTTCTATTTCCGGCGGGAAAGCGCAGGCGGGCAGCTCCTGCATTTCCAGGTGATAGGAAATACACTCGCAGCACTTGCCCTTGCGGGAGCAAGGCTCGTAGGTGCAGCTGCACCTGGCTTTATTGGCGTTAAGGTTACAGTCCATCTTGTTAAATCCTAAGCACTAAGCTCTAAATCCTAAACCCCTTCCCCTTTTCTCCCGTTTAGAGTTTAGATATCAGTATTAAGAGCTTCCCTAGAGGTACTTTTTCCTCATCTCGGCGGAAAGCCCGGTCAAAAGCTGGAGGGCTTTTTCCGCCCCCTCCTCGCTCAGAGACGCCAGCGAGCAGGCGGGCGTGAGCAAAGACTGCCGGAGGATGTCCTTGAACGAAAGCCCGTTGCGGGTGAAGGGGGCTATCGCCTCCCCCAGCCGGTCTTTCAGGCTGGCCACCGACTCTTTATTTACGGGGTCGGTATTATTGGGGATAATGCCCCAGGCCACGCACCCGCCCCGCGCGATGAAACTCTTGATTTCATCCGGGTAGAGGGCGAGCGACCCCGCGTAGCTGTAGGCATCGAAGTTGAGGATATCCAGCTTGGCTTTCAGCAGCACCGACCAGTCCGTATTGCCGCAGCAGTGGATGCCCTTCAGCCCCCCGATGCCGTCGAACACCTCGTCGAGCATTCCCGCTATCTTCTCCGGTCGGGAGAAAGCCCCCGCCGCCACCGATGACCCGTAGCTGGCCATGTACGGTTCGTCCAGGAAGATGATAGTCTTTTTAGACAGCTTGCGCAGCTCTTTTTCCTGCCAGGCCGCTTCGAGCTTGAGCATCTTGGGCACGGCATCCCCGAGGATTTCATGGTAGAGAATCGATTTTTTATTTTCGTCGGTGACGGTCAGGCCCCAGGATAAAGGCCCGGTGATATGCCCCTTGACCGCCCGCGCGTTCAGTCCGTCCTGCTCCAGGAAAGCGTAAAACCCCGCCGCGTAGTCCCGCCCCAGGGGGTATTTGACGGCGTCGTTTTCCAGGTAGGCCTGGTACAGCGTTTCCAGCTCTTTGGTGTAGTCTTTGCTCGTATCCACGTAGATGCGGCTGTTTTCCAGCACCAGGCCGGGGAAGCCATGGCTGTACTGCACGTACATGTTCTCCAGGAAAGAGCGGCGCGGCAGCTGCGGCCAGGCGGGGAGGTCTTTCAGGTAGCGGGCTATCAACGCGCACGCCTTTTTGGGGTCGGTATGGGGCATACTGCCGATGATGGTGGGTAAACAGCTAAATTCTGTGTTTGACATGGTTAAATTATACTATATTATACGGGATTATATTACACCCAGATTTCCCGTCCCACCACTGGATACCGTGTTAAACATGGAATGACAAACAGCAATTCTGTCATTCCCGCGCAGCCGTGCCCCGTATGACAATCGGGGGCGGGAATCCACCTGCGAGAGCCAATTATTGCCGGTACTAAAAGTGGATTCTGACCTCCGTCAGAATGACAGGCGTTAGTTGACGTATTTCCCGATGATTAGCTCCAGCTTTTGACGCTGCTGCGCCGGTATCGCCTCCGGGTGGGTGGTAATCGCCCCGGCCAGCGCGTTGGCGCAGGCGCAGGTACGCTTTGGGGGCACCCGCCCCGCCGCCAGCCCGATGGTCTTTTTGGCCAAATCTATGTTGTTGCGCATGATGGCCAGGACGGCCCCCACGGTCACGGCCTCGTTGGTCTCATGCCAGGAGTCGTAGTCCGTGATGCAGGCGATGGAAGCATAGCAGATTTCCGCCTCGCGCGCCAGCTTGGCTTCCGGCAGCACTGTCATGCCCAGCACGTCCGCTCCCCAGCTTTTATAGAGCCGGCTTTCGGCGCGGGTGGAAAAGGCGGGGCCTTCCATGGCGATGAACGTGCCGCCTTTGTGGACGATAGCCCCGGCCTCCATGGCCGACTGGTAGACGATATCGCTCAGCGCCGGGCAAAAGGGGTCGGCGAACGCTATGTGGGCCACGATGCCCCCGCTGAAAAAGGTATTTACCCGACCCCTCGTGCGGTCGATTATCTGGTCGGGGATGAGCAGGTGACCCGGCTTGAGGTCTTCCTTAAAGCTGCCGCAGGAGTTGGAGGATATGATGAACTCCACCCCCAGCTCTTTGAGGGCGTAAATGTTGGCGCGGGACGGCACCTCGGTAGGGGAGATGGTGTGGTGCCGGCCGTGGCGCGGCAGGAAAGCGATGCCGGTACCGCCCAGCCTCCCCAATATGATAGCGTCCGAAGGCGGGCCGAAAGGCGTCTCCGGACGGACCTCTTTAACGTCCGCCAGCCCGGCGATGTCATAAAGCCCTGTCCCGCCGATAACGCCGATATGGGCTTGAGGTTGTGAGGGCATTATTTAGCTCCATTTAGTTTTATATTATGCTTTTTCAATATTTGTTCCATTGGTATTCTGGGCTTGCGCGTTCTACGATTATCTTTAAGAATATTCACTATATTTTCTTTTATTTCTAGCCCTTCATCTGGGTCTTGATTACTAGTGTGATGATAAGGCATGGGAGACCTCCTTGAAATACTTATTTTATGTAATCAGGTTAGTCCTATTAGTATTTAAGGTTTTGTAGCATTTAGTATCTTGAATTCGCGTAATTCTCTGGATATATGTGTGAATACATTTTCAAGGTTATCTCTGTTGAAGGATTCCCACACTTTAGTCCTGATATTTGAAGGGAATTCAGTGGTTTCTTCTAAAAGATAAACAATTTTTTGTGGATGAGTTATTTGTGCGAGCCCGATTTCGTGAATAACGTTTTGTCTGGCATGTGGTTTACCATCAAATATATCGTCTCCAGTAGCTAGAATGATTACACAATCAGCTTGATCGAGATAGTACTCAACTTTACCATCCACAGTTTTATCAAGATTGGGTTGTTTGCTAACGATAATTGGTTCAATTCCAATAGCAAACAAAAAAGCTTCTAACTTTGAAAGAACTTCACTCTTTTTCCCGTGCGAAATAAATGCTTTAGGAGGAGCTGAATATAATTTAGCAGATTGTATTATTTTATTTCCTTTATTGTCTCTTTTTTCATTATCGATATCATCTTCTAATTTGCCTATTGCTACATTTATAATATCAATGCAAAAATCAAGAGCTTTTATAGATACAAAATCATATTGGATATCTAAGCCTTTAAGCCATAAATCTTTTAAATGAAATTCCCCTTTTTGAAATATTTGAGGTTCTTCTCTATCAACTAATTCATCAATGAGAGGTCTGTATTTCCCAATATCTCTAAGTAATTTTTTTCTTAAGTGCTCGATATAAACTACCTGTCTTCTGGGTAAATGTAATGCAATGATGGGAAGTCTTGAGTATCGGTAGTATTCTAGTTCATCTAAAAATGTTTCAAAACTAATAAGGATTTCTGGTTTAGTTGACAAAACCATACCGGCTCCCTAAAACTACCCATCAAATATTGGTATCTAAACTATACTCCAGCTTTACATATACCGCAACCCCTCCAAAATCTCCCTTACTCCCTCCTTTCCAAGGAGGGAAAGATTCACTCAAGCATTGATAAGGGGCTTGTCCGCCGGAGCTTTAGCGCAGGTGGGGATAAGAGGAAGAGGAGTCAGTACCCTCCTCCCCGGGATGGCCGGGCGTGAAAAAAAGACGCCATTATCCCCTTCTCTTTCCCCCCTCGCTCCTGTAAAATGTTACTGCTAGCCTGACCCCCGTTACCCGCCCCCTTCGCCCTGTTCTTGACATAAAACAAATAAATTTAACGGAACGAATCATAGCTGTATCAGGAAAAACGCCCGATGAATAACAAAACGAATCGTAGCTGAAATTATAAAACAACTCCCCCATCGAAGATTAAATCGACTTGAAAATAAAAAATTAAAAAAGGCCGTTTTTACAAAACGAATCAAAGATAAATAGCCCCCCTCCCCCCGGTATGACCGGGGAAAGGGGGCGGGGCCTGGTTATTGTCCCGATGCCTTATCTCTTATCCTGGGCTTTCTTCTCCGCCGCCAGCTTCTGGTGCAGGCTTTCATCGGCTTCCTGGAAGAGCTTGTCATGGTGGGCCTTGCCTTTGGTCATCAGGTC from Dehalococcoidales bacterium includes these protein-coding regions:
- a CDS encoding DUF5714 domain-containing protein, whose translation is MESKDNCGVCGKPLVYGTEEVSRRCDFCGNEFPALIYCPEGHYVCDACHSRGALDILRGVLASTKSTDPIEILEKVMAHPSVPMHGPEHHAMVPAIIVAAVKNAGYPVPEGAVEKALERGSKVPGGWCGTYGVCGGGIGVGTAVSVITGATPLTGKTRSLANEATAFTLNRLLDNGPRCCKRASRKALEAAVEFLKTRMGISLQINQDIKCRYVERNQECIRRACPYYEETAKA
- a CDS encoding phosphotransferase, which codes for MESAEMSELPELVQALLDPQVYPEPPPRVELVQTQISYVFLAGDFVYKIKKPVDMGFLDYTTLEKRLALCRKEVELNRRLCTDTYLGVTPVTKENGRYKVGGEGEAEEYAVHMRRLPQDAMMDSLLRRNKVTPAMVARVAAVLVDFHRTAATSREIASIGGLDAVIQNTSENFTQTDRFFGSIIVPETFRRIKAYTGDFIKDNRDLFLKRMAEGRVRDCHGDLHAAHVCFINGICIYDCIEFIDRLRYTDVAADIAFLAMDLDHYGRRELSDAFIKAYIEQSGDSEILTLLNFYKCYRAYVRGKIGCLQYDDKYISAGEKEQIAANARSYFALALSYTGG
- a CDS encoding GNAT family N-acetyltransferase, which produces MELFQIRPVGKADKARVAGILKEWWAGPVIVTRGKVHRTDELDGFVAVYEGDLAGLVTYAIGGKECEITSMNSLTEGKGIGTALVNAVKQKAGASGCKRLWLITTNDNTAALRFWQRRGFRLAAIYPNAIEKSRKLKPEIPQIGDDGIPIRDEIELEMEI
- a CDS encoding MFS transporter, which produces MSDIKNRFTGETPEPLNEGPGGKVISFGFAKTFVSFKNPVYRMYYFSMAGHWSSMNMMIFARNLLVFRISDSAAILGILALANAVPMILLTLPGGVLADRFSKKNIIQICQIISILISAGITIVIFTGYLGPEHPESWWVLVVSGALQGGVMGVMMPARSAIISEIVAPEHLMNAISLNNLGMNVFRVLSPALAGVLVDVVGFWVVYAIMTGMVIVSWAFLLFVPASPHRITEGGGNSLKAIIEGWRYIRSEKTLLVVLLFTAVVMILGAPYNQLLPVFSDKILKVSATSLGVMIAVSGVGAIVGSLILASLTNRKRGMVLFFSVLLLGVALIVFSFSRWWYLSLFVIIFIGMGSTVQMALGNSLVQYYSEAAYRGRVMGFFMLGFGFSSLGAFFAGLLAQGIGAPWAVGSLAIVLVIFTLVLLASNKRIRELD
- a CDS encoding pitrilysin family protein, giving the protein MYEKFTLDNGLRLLTEAMPHTRSVAINFFIGAGSRYESDKQAGISHFIEHVCFKGADKHPTSTEIATAIEGVGGMLNAGTDKELTVYWCKVAQPHFAIALDVMSDILLHSKFDPAEIEKERQVIIEEINMSLDYPAQRVSMLIDDLMWPGHPLGRDIAGSRESVTALSREMMLDYLSRQYQPANAVLSIAGSIDPQETLEAVLQATAGWENRPRPPKYQPYQSKTGRRVNIEKKETEQTQLCLALPGLSLVHADRFKLDLLNIILGEGMSSRLFIEIRDKLGLAYSIQSYAEHFLDTGAMAIAAGVDNKNLAVAVKAIIAELARLKETIPEAEISKAKELFKGRIMLRMEDSRSVAGWLGSQEILTGKIMTVDEVIAIVEAITAGEMQELAARLLTGDKLHLAAVGPLDPDGPWEDLLKL
- a CDS encoding ATP-binding protein; this encodes MKEPFRQFIKSKIEGGFLLISCGLPGTGKTGTTEVAHQVKGGTLLKSDIIRREVLKGQDIFSPEVAGDESKRARVYDEMFRQADAALAAEPNVILDATFITQSLRRRAAGIAAGHGAALIILETVCPEDICLARILARDKATSVSNAVTEEAYLSNKDRFEAIDLDDLKKRYPALKLVYLAVDTSKASPEAWQVTKYEER
- a CDS encoding pyridoxal-phosphate dependent enzyme — its product is MRFPTFISRPELVDEIIQVTDADAGATARRLAREEGILAGISSGAAVWAAIEAAKRPANRGKLIVVILPDTGERYLSTWLFHEAAPAA
- a CDS encoding deoxyuridine 5'-triphosphate nucleotidohydrolase — encoded protein: MPVLSSKDIRRLIKRSPPLIEGWLDLDEQVQTNGFDLTLRDIAKVASGGTIAAANSQRVLSALAPLPFGDGDFSDLPAGIYVITYNEIVHLPKSIMALGRPRSSLLRCGVNVGTAVWDAGYEGRSQSLLMVLNPQGFRVQQNARLTQLVFMDLTGESEGYKGIYQGENI
- a CDS encoding NAD(P)H-dependent oxidoreductase subunit E, translated to MDEDLNVTAVRNIIEGNAGKIAALISSYADKKEELISLLQDVQAEFNYLPQDVLIRISQTLEIPLSQVFSVATFFHAFSLKPRGRHTVTVCLGTACHVKGGQRLVDKMARDYGLEPGETTPDERLTLETANCLGCCALGPVVVIDGTYESQVNPDKLDKILKKYK
- a CDS encoding response regulator transcription factor; protein product: MADISIILCDDHLITRQGVRRLLEDEKGLAIIGEAGDGEEVIALAALLQPDVIVMDIAMPRLNGIEATRQIKLDYPHTAVLMLSAYDDDEYIFASLKAGASGYLLKSVDGAALVHAIRSVHKGEPALDPQIAKKVVNYFRLPEKAPGMAQGKEQLSDREISIIRLAARGLSNKDIAKNLNLSYRTIEGRMRDIFNKLDVSSRTEAVLHGLKMGWFTLEELV
- a CDS encoding DUF6485 family protein, which encodes MDCNLNANKARCSCTYEPCSRKGKCCECISYHLEMQELPACAFPPEIESTYDRSFGRFAAWVGGIVAVNINLSYSDNDE